In a single window of the Limnohabitans sp. 2KL-27 genome:
- the recG gene encoding ATP-dependent DNA helicase RecG: MPSTSAAPTAKTLSAPQKALIKLGLKRDIDLALHLPLRYEDETRIVKLRDAREGDTAQIEATVTACEITMRPRRQLLVTVDDGSDTCVMRFFSFYPSHQKALAVGNRIRARGEVKGGFMGLTMMHPSFKAAGGHLAEALTPVYPTVAGLAQAYLRRAVITGLNHADLSETLPPGIAWPDPRGAWSLRDALQFLHHPTPDVSLAALEDRSHPAWIRLKCEELLAQQLSQLTAKRERDLLRAPGLKFKTDGLYGQLLAALPFGLTNAQQRVGQEIAQDLTRHVPMHRLLQGDVGAGKTVVAALAAMVAVDAGWQCALMAPTEILATQHFAKLVGWLEPLGVKVAWLIGSQKKKERAAMLALIESGEAALVVGTHAVIQEHVKFKNLGLAVIDEQHRFGVAQRLALRGKMQAPGMEPHMLMMTATPIPRTLAMSYYADLDVSVIDELPPGRTPIVTRVVSDHRRGEVVSRIGAQLQEGRQVYWVCPLIEESEALDLTNATQTHADLSEALPGVMVGLLHSRMPVAEKKAVMELFTAGVMGVLVSTTVIEVGVDVPNASLMVIEHAERFGLSQLHQLRGRVGRGAAASACVLLYGTPEGGRLSETARERLRAMVETNDGFEIARRDLEIRGPGEFLGARQSGAPLLRFADLATDTPLLEWARALAPQMLDQHASLAERHIHRWLGGKSEYLKA, from the coding sequence ATGCCCTCCACGTCAGCCGCCCCAACTGCCAAAACGCTCAGCGCCCCCCAAAAGGCCCTGATCAAGCTCGGCCTGAAGCGCGACATTGATCTGGCGCTGCACCTGCCGCTGCGCTACGAGGACGAGACGCGCATCGTCAAATTGCGCGATGCCCGCGAGGGAGATACCGCGCAGATCGAGGCGACGGTCACGGCTTGCGAGATCACGATGCGGCCGCGCCGCCAGTTGCTGGTGACTGTGGATGATGGTTCAGACACCTGCGTGATGCGGTTTTTCAGCTTCTACCCCTCGCACCAAAAGGCGCTGGCGGTGGGCAACCGTATCCGGGCGCGGGGCGAGGTCAAGGGCGGCTTCATGGGGCTGACCATGATGCACCCCAGCTTCAAGGCGGCGGGCGGGCATTTGGCCGAGGCTTTGACGCCGGTGTATCCCACCGTGGCGGGGTTGGCGCAGGCGTATTTGCGCCGGGCGGTCATCACGGGGCTGAACCATGCCGACCTGAGCGAGACCCTGCCCCCCGGCATCGCCTGGCCGGACCCGCGTGGTGCTTGGTCGCTGCGCGATGCGCTGCAGTTTTTGCACCACCCCACCCCCGATGTGTCGCTGGCCGCTTTGGAAGACCGGAGCCACCCGGCCTGGATTCGCCTCAAATGCGAGGAGTTGCTGGCGCAACAGTTGTCGCAGCTGACCGCCAAGCGCGAGCGCGATTTGCTGCGAGCCCCAGGCCTGAAGTTCAAGACCGACGGTTTGTATGGCCAGTTGCTGGCCGCGTTGCCCTTTGGCCTGACGAATGCCCAACAGCGTGTGGGCCAAGAAATTGCCCAAGACCTGACGCGCCATGTGCCGATGCACCGCCTGCTGCAAGGCGATGTGGGGGCGGGCAAAACGGTGGTGGCCGCGCTGGCGGCCATGGTGGCTGTGGATGCCGGCTGGCAATGTGCCCTGATGGCGCCCACCGAAATTTTGGCCACCCAGCACTTTGCCAAACTGGTCGGGTGGCTGGAGCCTTTGGGCGTGAAAGTGGCCTGGTTGATTGGCAGCCAAAAGAAAAAAGAACGCGCCGCCATGCTGGCGCTGATCGAGTCGGGCGAGGCCGCCTTGGTGGTGGGCACGCATGCGGTGATTCAGGAACACGTCAAGTTCAAGAACCTGGGGCTGGCCGTGATCGATGAGCAGCACCGCTTTGGCGTGGCCCAGCGCTTGGCCCTGCGCGGCAAGATGCAAGCCCCTGGCATGGAGCCGCACATGCTGATGATGACGGCCACGCCCATTCCGCGCACGCTGGCCATGAGCTATTACGCCGATCTGGACGTCTCCGTTATCGACGAGTTGCCCCCTGGGCGCACCCCCATCGTGACCCGTGTGGTGTCAGACCACCGCCGGGGCGAAGTGGTCTCGCGCATCGGCGCACAGTTGCAGGAAGGGCGGCAGGTGTACTGGGTCTGCCCGCTGATTGAAGAAAGCGAAGCCCTGGACCTGACCAATGCCACCCAAACCCATGCCGACCTGAGCGAGGCGCTGCCGGGCGTGATGGTGGGCCTGCTGCATTCGCGCATGCCAGTGGCCGAGAAAAAGGCGGTGATGGAACTCTTCACCGCAGGCGTGATGGGCGTGCTCGTCAGCACCACGGTGATCGAAGTCGGGGTGGATGTGCCCAACGCGTCGCTGATGGTGATCGAGCATGCCGAGCGCTTTGGTCTGTCTCAGTTGCACCAACTGCGTGGCCGGGTCGGGCGCGGCGCAGCGGCGTCGGCCTGTGTGCTGCTCTATGGCACACCCGAAGGAGGCCGCCTGAGCGAGACGGCCCGAGAGCGTTTGCGGGCGATGGTCGAGACCAACGACGGTTTCGAGATCGCCCGGCGCGACCTCGAAATTCGGGGGCCGGGCGAGTTTTTAGGCGCTCGCCAGTCGGGGGCGCCCTTGCTGCGCTTTGCCGATCTGGCGACCGACACGCCGCTGCTGGAGTGGGCGCGCGCGCTGGCGCCGCAGATGCTGGACCAGCACGCGTCTTTGGCCGAGCGCCACATTCACCGCTGGCTGGGTGGGAAATCCGAGTACCTCAAGGCTTGA
- the proC gene encoding pyrroline-5-carboxylate reductase, which translates to MTSTQQHMAFIGGGNMASAIIGGLIRQGMRPDQFTVVEPFADTAAKLLKDFGISALPAAGPDLAKADLVVWAVKPQVFSEAAAPVMPHTRAALHLSVAAGIRTDSIGRWVGSDRVVRCMPNTPALVGQGITGLFACPSVSAADQALVEQVIATTGQFIWVQQESQLDAVTALSGSGPAYVFYFLEAMTEAGTGMGLSPEQAYQLAVATFAGASSLAAASTESPEVLRQRVTSKGGTTYAALTAMDAAGIKPAFVKAMQAAEQRARELGDEFGKA; encoded by the coding sequence ATGACCTCAACACAGCAACACATGGCCTTCATTGGCGGCGGCAACATGGCCAGCGCCATCATCGGCGGCCTGATCCGCCAGGGCATGAGGCCCGATCAATTCACCGTGGTCGAACCCTTTGCCGACACCGCCGCCAAACTGCTCAAGGACTTTGGCATCAGCGCTTTGCCCGCCGCTGGCCCCGATTTGGCCAAGGCGGATTTGGTGGTCTGGGCGGTCAAGCCGCAAGTCTTCAGCGAAGCGGCCGCCCCGGTCATGCCGCACACCCGCGCCGCGCTGCACCTGTCTGTGGCCGCCGGCATCCGCACCGACAGCATTGGCCGCTGGGTCGGCAGCGATCGGGTGGTGCGTTGCATGCCCAACACCCCCGCCTTGGTGGGCCAGGGCATCACCGGCTTGTTTGCCTGCCCATCGGTCAGCGCGGCAGACCAGGCGCTGGTGGAACAAGTCATTGCCACCACGGGACAATTCATTTGGGTGCAGCAAGAGTCGCAGCTGGACGCCGTGACCGCCTTGTCGGGTTCTGGTCCGGCCTATGTCTTTTATTTCCTCGAAGCCATGACCGAGGCCGGCACCGGCATGGGCTTGTCGCCCGAGCAGGCCTACCAACTGGCCGTGGCCACGTTTGCAGGCGCATCCTCCTTGGCGGCTGCATCAACAGAATCGCCCGAAGTGCTGCGCCAGCGCGTCACCTCCAAAGGCGGCACCACTTATGCAGCACTCACCGCAATGGATGCGGCCGGGATCAAACCCGCTTTTGTCAAAGCCATGCAAGCGGCCGAGCAGCGGGCGCGTGAATTGGGCGACGAATTCGGCAAGGCCTGA
- a CDS encoding type II toxin-antitoxin system RelE/ParE family toxin: MTYALKFLPEALAEWQALDGSVKEPLRKLLKKRLENPHVPGGALHGDLQGYYKIKLLKQGVRLVYGVEDDVLTVMVMAVDRRENNKVYQSTLDRLLASKP, translated from the coding sequence GTGACTTACGCTTTGAAATTCTTGCCTGAGGCTTTGGCAGAATGGCAGGCACTGGATGGCTCCGTCAAAGAGCCTTTGCGCAAACTGCTGAAAAAACGCCTCGAAAACCCACACGTCCCTGGCGGCGCGTTGCATGGGGACTTACAGGGCTACTACAAGATCAAACTGCTCAAGCAAGGCGTCCGACTGGTTTACGGTGTTGAGGACGATGTTCTGACCGTCATGGTCATGGCTGTTGACCGCCGCGAAAACAACAAGGTGTACCAATCCACCTTGGACCGGCTGCTGGCATCCAAACCTTAA
- a CDS encoding LysR substrate-binding domain-containing protein: MTLTELKYIVAVAREKHFGKAAEACFVSQPTLSLAIKKLEEELEVKLFERSASEVSVTLLGEEIVRQAQSVLEQAAEIKEIAKRGKDPLSGTMRLGVIYTIGPYLLPDLVRQIITDIPQMPLMLQENFTVRLLEMLRTGEIDCAILAEPFPESGLAVAPLYDETFMAALPLNHPLAKEAFITPEQLKNETMLLLGTGHCFRDHVLEVCPEFARYASQTDGIRKTFEGSSLETIKHMVAAGMGVTLVPRMSVPDLKPVHKRSGGRHESPVRYLPIVDPAGGKPPTRRVVLAWRRSYTRYEAIAAMRNAIYACPLPGVTRLS, translated from the coding sequence ATGACCCTGACCGAACTCAAATACATCGTGGCCGTGGCCCGCGAAAAGCATTTTGGCAAAGCCGCCGAAGCCTGCTTTGTGTCGCAACCCACGCTGTCGCTGGCCATCAAGAAGCTCGAGGAAGAGCTGGAGGTCAAGCTGTTTGAGCGCAGCGCCAGCGAGGTGTCGGTGACGCTTTTGGGCGAAGAGATCGTGCGCCAAGCCCAAAGCGTGCTGGAGCAAGCGGCCGAGATCAAGGAGATTGCCAAACGCGGCAAAGACCCGTTGTCGGGCACCATGCGCCTGGGCGTGATCTACACCATCGGGCCGTATTTGCTGCCCGATCTGGTGCGCCAGATCATCACCGACATCCCGCAAATGCCGCTGATGCTGCAAGAAAACTTCACCGTCCGCTTGCTGGAGATGCTGCGCACGGGCGAGATCGACTGCGCCATACTGGCCGAGCCGTTTCCCGAGTCAGGCTTGGCGGTGGCCCCTTTGTACGACGAGACCTTCATGGCGGCCCTGCCACTGAACCACCCGCTGGCCAAAGAGGCGTTCATCACCCCCGAGCAGCTGAAAAACGAGACCATGCTGCTGCTGGGCACGGGGCATTGCTTTCGCGACCATGTGCTGGAGGTGTGCCCCGAATTTGCCCGCTATGCGAGCCAGACCGACGGCATTCGCAAGACTTTTGAGGGCTCGTCGCTGGAGACCATCAAACACATGGTGGCTGCAGGGATGGGCGTGACTTTGGTGCCGCGCATGTCGGTGCCTGACCTCAAGCCCGTGCACAAGCGCTCGGGCGGGCGGCATGAATCGCCTGTGCGCTACCTGCCCATTGTCGACCCAGCAGGCGGCAAGCCGCCCACGCGCCGCGTGGTGCTGGCCTGGCGGCGCAGTTACACCCGCTACGAAGCGATTGCCGCCATGCGCAATGCCATTTATGCCTGCCCCTTGCCGGGAGTGACGCGCCTGTCCTGA
- the ubiA gene encoding 4-hydroxybenzoate octaprenyltransferase yields the protein MTDKLKLYLDLIRWNRPAGWLLLLWPSLAALWVAEGGFPGWHLVGVFTLGTILMRSAGCCINDVADRDFDKHVKRTANRPVTSGRIGTREALAVGAVLALGAFGLVLTTNPATIAWSFAALAVTLIYPYAKRFVSMPQAVLGVAFSLGIPMAFAAVQGQVPLLAWGLLLGNLFWVLAYDTEYAMVDRDDDLRIGMKTSAITLGPWDVPAIMGFYAAYLWIWAWLLDAAQQGLWFWLAWLASVGQVAWHFLLIRHRTREGCFKAFRLNHWLGFSVFVGVVLSYQ from the coding sequence ATGACCGACAAACTCAAGCTGTATCTGGATTTGATCCGATGGAATAGGCCCGCCGGCTGGCTGCTGTTGCTCTGGCCCTCATTGGCGGCCTTATGGGTGGCGGAAGGTGGATTTCCAGGCTGGCATCTGGTGGGGGTGTTCACTCTGGGCACCATCCTCATGCGCAGCGCCGGGTGTTGCATCAACGACGTGGCCGACCGCGACTTTGACAAACACGTCAAGCGCACGGCCAACCGCCCGGTGACGAGCGGGCGCATCGGCACCCGAGAGGCTTTGGCGGTGGGGGCCGTGCTGGCGCTGGGGGCGTTTGGCTTGGTGCTGACCACCAACCCGGCCACCATCGCTTGGTCATTCGCGGCGCTGGCCGTGACCTTGATCTATCCCTATGCCAAGCGGTTTGTCTCCATGCCACAGGCGGTGCTGGGTGTGGCCTTCAGCTTAGGCATCCCGATGGCGTTTGCGGCGGTGCAGGGACAAGTGCCGCTGTTGGCCTGGGGTTTGCTGTTGGGCAACCTGTTTTGGGTGCTGGCCTACGACACCGAATACGCCATGGTGGACCGCGATGACGACCTGCGCATTGGCATGAAGACCTCTGCCATCACCCTGGGCCCTTGGGATGTGCCCGCCATCATGGGTTTTTATGCGGCTTATTTGTGGATCTGGGCGTGGCTGCTGGATGCGGCGCAGCAAGGGCTTTGGTTCTGGCTGGCCTGGCTGGCCTCGGTGGGCCAGGTGGCTTGGCATTTTTTACTGATCCGCCACCGCACACGCGAAGGCTGCTTCAAAGCCTTCCGGCTGAACCATTGGCTGGGCTTCAGCGTGTTTGTGGGTGTGGTTTTGTCTTACCAGTGA
- the queA gene encoding tRNA preQ1(34) S-adenosylmethionine ribosyltransferase-isomerase QueA, whose protein sequence is MSVTSSLSAPRAFTLSDFDFELPPELIAQHPAAERSGSRLLDGAPGAVTDRIFRDLPSLLNPGDLLVFNDTKVVKARIFGEKASGGKLELLIERVLPGHQVVAHMKVSKKPLLGGKMHLAGGARHGGFDAVLLGRWPDENGQLFHLQLSDEPHALMEKHGVVPLPPYIERPTGTAEHADTEEDARRYQTVFARAPGAVAAPTAALHFDEALLAALAAKGVQRASVTLHVGAGTFQPVKTENIADHTMHSEWYEVPAATQQAIAACKARGGQVVAVGTTTVRTLESWAKFGQASGDTQIFITPGFDFQVVDRLITNFHLPKSTLMMLVSAFAGYEHIMGLYRHAMAQKYRFFSYGDAMLLIRR, encoded by the coding sequence ATGTCTGTCACTTCCTCCCTCAGCGCCCCCCGCGCCTTCACGCTCAGCGATTTCGACTTTGAGCTCCCCCCCGAACTGATTGCCCAGCACCCTGCCGCCGAACGCAGCGGCTCGCGCTTGCTTGACGGCGCACCCGGGGCGGTCACCGACCGAATTTTTCGCGACCTGCCCAGCTTGCTCAACCCGGGTGATCTGCTGGTGTTCAACGACACCAAGGTGGTCAAGGCCCGCATCTTTGGCGAGAAGGCCTCAGGCGGCAAGCTGGAGCTGCTGATCGAGCGCGTGCTGCCCGGCCACCAGGTGGTGGCCCACATGAAGGTGAGCAAAAAACCTTTGTTGGGCGGCAAGATGCATTTGGCAGGCGGTGCACGCCATGGTGGTTTTGATGCCGTGCTGCTCGGCCGCTGGCCCGATGAAAACGGCCAGCTGTTTCACCTGCAGCTGAGCGACGAGCCACACGCTTTGATGGAAAAGCACGGCGTGGTGCCACTGCCCCCCTACATTGAGCGCCCAACGGGCACTGCGGAACACGCCGACACCGAAGAAGACGCGAGGCGTTACCAGACCGTGTTTGCGCGGGCACCGGGCGCGGTGGCCGCCCCGACGGCTGCGCTGCACTTTGACGAGGCCTTGTTGGCCGCTTTGGCGGCCAAAGGCGTGCAACGCGCCAGCGTCACCTTGCACGTGGGCGCGGGCACTTTCCAACCCGTCAAAACCGAGAACATCGCCGATCACACCATGCACAGCGAGTGGTACGAGGTGCCCGCAGCCACGCAGCAAGCCATTGCGGCCTGCAAGGCACGCGGCGGCCAAGTGGTGGCGGTGGGCACGACCACGGTGCGCACGCTGGAGTCTTGGGCCAAGTTCGGCCAGGCCAGCGGCGACACGCAAATTTTCATCACGCCGGGGTTTGACTTCCAAGTGGTGGACCGCCTGATCACCAACTTCCACCTGCCCAAAAGCACGCTGATGATGCTGGTCAGCGCCTTTGCGGGTTACGAACACATCATGGGCTTGTACCGCCACGCGATGGCGCAGAAGTACCGGTTTTTCAGCTACGGGGATGCGATGTTGCTGATTCGGCGCTAA
- a CDS encoding type II toxin-antitoxin system Phd/YefM family antitoxin, whose amino-acid sequence METLMTQQTVSMSEFKRNPASVLRSANRRPVAVLSHNKAAFYMVEPALFEAMLDQMADRDLENLVRSRLEQKAQAISVDIDTV is encoded by the coding sequence ATGGAAACCTTGATGACCCAGCAGACGGTGAGCATGTCTGAATTCAAACGCAATCCGGCCTCGGTTTTGCGTTCTGCCAACCGACGCCCCGTGGCCGTGCTCAGCCACAACAAGGCCGCGTTCTACATGGTCGAGCCTGCATTGTTCGAGGCCATGCTGGATCAAATGGCAGACCGTGATCTGGAAAATCTGGTCAGGTCTCGCTTGGAGCAAAAGGCGCAAGCCATTTCGGTGGACATCGACACGGTTTAA